ATGTCCCTGCTGGGTCTTTTCCCGCCGTCGTCTGCTGAAGCGGCGCGCGGCCGGACCGGTTCCTGCTCGGTCATGCGTCCCAGTGTAGTGACATCCCACACTCACGGACACGGCCAGCGAGTCAGCGCTTGTCGCGGTCGTTGAATTCAACGTCCAGTTCGTAGTGGCGGAATTCCGTTTCACGGTCCGATTCGCCGTCTATCACCATTTCGTGGTCGAGCTGGCGCTGGATGCGGCTGTCCAGGACCTGCAATTCGTTATCCGATACCTTTTGGAGGTCCTCGGGGAACTGGTCGTCCGGAGTGAGATGCAGATTATCGTTCATTGTGCCCGCCATGTCTTCTGCCGTTGCCTGGCTGCCCAGTCTAACGCTGCCCGGTCCGAGTGTCCCCCTTCTGTGGCACGGCAATGCCCTACGGAGGCCTCGAGAGTGCTGTTGCCGGAGCCCCTGCCCGGTGACAGGATTGCCGCATGGCCATCCAGGTCCGGCCCGCAACACAGTTCGAGGACGTCAAAACCATAGTTGGGCCCAAGCGGCCGGACGCCAACGTGTGCTGGTGCCTGAGCTACCGCATCCCGTCCAAACTGAACCAGGCGCTGCGCGGGACCGAGCGCGGAGAGCTGGTCAGGCAGTTGGTCGCGGAGGATCCACCGGCGGGGGTTTTGGCGTACGACGGCGGCGAGCCAGTTGGGTGGGCAGCGGTCCACCCCCGCGCGGATACCAGTTTCGCCCGCAACCGGAAGATCCCCCATGTGGACGATGCGGATGTGTGGTCGGTCTGGTGCATCAGGGTGCGGCCTGGATACCGCGGCAGGGGCATTTCGCACCATTTGCTGGCAGGGGCCGTGGACCTGGCCCGGAGTTATGGCGCCCCGGCCATCGAGGGGTATCCGGTGGACAACAGCGGCAGGAAAGTGGACCTCACCATGGCCTATGTGGGCACGCGGAAACTGTTTGAGGACGCGGGTTTCACCAAGGCCGCGGACACGGAGTCAGTCCTTAATGGCTTCCCTCGGGTGCTGATGCGCCTGGAGTTGCGGCCGAGCTAAGGGCGCCCCGGCGCGTCAGGGCTTTTTCCACCAGCTCCCGGGCCAGCCCTCGTCAATTGCCCACAGCGCCAGCAGCAGCGCATCGGCTGTCATGAGCCCAGCAATAAGGTACGCCCACCCTGTAAACCAACTCATAGCAATCTCCTGACCCGGTAAACCCCCAGCCACTCGATTGCTCATAAGTGTGGCACTTAAAGCGCCAGTACGGAACGGCCCCCGGCCGCAGTCCTGAAAAGCGTCTCCAGCCTGTGGTGCGCTTCGGTTTCCAACTTGAGCCGGCGGGTCAGCTGCTCCACCTGCTGGGACATCTCGGCGCCTAGCGGAAGCCTGTCCCCCGGCCAACTCCAGACCTCCCTCGATTCCGCCAGGGCTTCGGCCAACGCACTGGCTGCTGCCCGGACCTTCCGCCTGTGAAAGTAGACGCGCATCAAAGCGCGGCTCTTCTCCAGGCCCTTGTCCAGGGCCGCGGCGGCAGCCGAACCGACCGCCGTATGGTCTGTGATCTTGACTTGTCCCATGGGCTGCACCTTCTCCGAGCCGTTCAACCTCCCCGGCGGGTCGTCTTTGACCCTTGTCCGATGGAAGCTGCTGCCTGTCTTCGAGTGTCCCGCCCGCACCTCAATGTCCGGGCAAGCCGGTCCAAGGATTTCCGCAAGATCGGGCAACACCGTTTCTGTTGTAACCTCTTGACACCACAGCGCGGCTGCTCTTGAATATTACGTATGCTGAAATAACAGTTCCATGATGTGGAAGCCGCGCGACAGCCAGTTGCCGGCGCCGGAAAGTCCGGCCTCCGCATAGCCGTCACCATGGATGCCAGCAGATCGCCACCTAGGAACAGCCAGCATGAAGCTTGCCGAATTCAACAGCGCGGACCCTGCCCGGGCCGCAGAAACACTGAGGCCCTGCATCGACGTCACGCGATGGGTGGATGCCGTCACGGCGGGCCGCCCGTTCACCACCAAGGCTTCCCTGCTCACCTACGCATCGCAGTCAGCCAGCCCCTTTACCCCTGCCGAGGTGGAGTCCGCCATGGCGCACCATCCGCGCATTGGGGAACGTCCGACGGCGGCCACCACCGAGGCGTCCATGTCCCGTTCCGAGCAGGCCGGGGTGGATCCTGCAGACACGGCCCTCACGGAAGCCCTGGCCCGAGGCAACAGGGATTACGAGGAGAAGTTCGGAAGGGTCTTCCTGATCCGCGCCGCCGGCCGCACCGCCCCGGAAATCCTGCAGGCCCTGAATGAACGGCTCGCAAACTCCCCGGCCGAAGAAGACACGATCGTGGCCCAGCAGCTGCGCGAAATTGCCGTGCTCCGGCTTGAAGGACTGATCACCGAATGAGCGTCTCCCACGTCACTACGCACATCCTGGACACCGGTGCCGGACGCCCGGCCGCGGGAGTCGCCGTCGTCCTCTACCGGAACGACGGCGGCACTTGGCGCCACGTGGCAGATTCCACCACCGACGCCGACGGCCGCGCCAAGGACCTCGGTCCGGAGCGGCTGGAGGCCGGGCACTACAAGCTGAACTTCGCCACCGGGGACTACTACGCAGGCCTGCAGACAGCCACGTTCTTCCCGGAAGTGGACCTGGTGTTCGAGGTGACCGGCCCGGAGCACTACCACGTCCCCCTCCTCCTGAGCCCGTTCGCCTACTCCACCTACCGCGGCAGCTGAAGCTTCGAAAAATGTAGGCTTGATGCATGCCTTCTGAACAACCCCCTGCCGAGCAGCGCGAAGTTACCGTCCGCCGCGCGCCCAAGTATGTGCCCTTCCTCATCCTCGGCGCACTGGCGGGCATCGCGGCTGCAGCGGTGGTGGCGTATGCCGTTCCGGCGAACCCCAGCTTCGACGCCGGCGCTGTCTTTGGGTTCTTCATGGTGCTGTTCGCGGGCGGCGGCGCCATCCTTGGGGCCGTGCTGGCGCTGATCCTGGACCGCCGCAGTGTCAGGCGGCAGCAGCGGGCCGTGGTGGAAGCCGTGCCGGACTCCGAGCCGGACACGGATCCCCAGCCGTAGCCCCGGTTACAGCGCGCCCCGGTCACAAACGGGCGCCCGGAAAAGTCCTACCGCATGTCGTGAGATAATCGACCAGTGGCACGCGGCGATGGAAAACTTTCCCATGATCTTCTCCCTGGCGAAAAAGGCCCGCAGGACGCTTGTGGCGTCTTCGGAGTCTGGGCACCAGGTGAAGAGGTAGCAAAACTTACCTATTACGGGCTGTATGCACTACAGCACCGCGGTCAGGAGTCGGCTGGTATTGCCACCAGCGACGGCAAGCGGATCAACGTCTACAAGGACATGGGACTCGTCTCCCAGGTCTTCGACGAGACCACGCTGAACACCCTGACCGGGCACCTGGCGGTGGGACACTGCCGCTACTCCACCACCGGCGCAAGCCACTGGGCCAACGCGCAGCCCACCCTCGGCGCCACCAGCACCGGCACCGTCGCCCTGGCACACAACGGCAACCTGACCAACACGGCCGAGCTGAACGCCATGATCCAGGAGCGCCACGGCGACCAGCTCACCGGCGAAATGAAGCAGGGCAACACCTCGGACACCGCCCTGGTCACCGCCCTGCTGGAGGGCGAGCCGGGGAAGAGCCTCGAAGAGACGGCCATCGAGCTCCTGCCCAAGATCAAGGGCGGCTTCTGTTTCGTCTTCATGGACGAAGGCACGCTGTACGCCGCCAGGGACACCTACGGCATCCGCCCGCTGGTCCTGGGCCGGCTGGAACGCGGCTGGGTTGTGGCCTCCGAGCAGTCCGGCCTCGCCACCGTGGGCGCCAGCTTTATCCGCGAAATCGAGCCCGGTGAGTTCATCGCCATCGACGAGCAGGGCGTACGTTCCCAGCGCTTTGCAGAGGCGACGCCGGCCGGCTGCGTTTTCGAGTACGTCTACCTTGCGCGTCCGGACGCCGCCATTGCCGGCCGCTCCGTCTATGAGTCCCGCGTGGAGATGGGCCGCCAGCTGGCCCGCGAAAACACGCAGGTGGCGGACATCGTCATCCCGGTACCGGAGTCCGGCACGCCGGCGGCCGTGGGCTACGCCGAGGAATCCGGGATTCCCTTTGCACACGGCTTCGTCAAGAACTCCTACGTGGGCCGCACGTTCATCCAGCCCTCGCAGACCCTCCGCCAGCTGGGCATCCGGCTCAAGCTCAACGCCCTCGAGTCCGTGATCCGCGGCAAGCGCGTTGTGGTGGTGGACGATTCCATCGTCCGCGGGAACACCCAGCGGGCCATTGTCCGCATGCTCCGCGAGGCCGGGGCCGCCGCCGTCCACGTCAAAATTTCCTCCCCGCCCGTGCAGTGGCCGTGCTTCTATGGCATCGACTTCGCCTCACGGGCCGAGCTGATTGCCAACGGCGCCACCATCGACGAGATCTCGCAGGCCATCGGGGCGGACTCGCTGGCCTACATCTCCGAGGACGGGATGATCGGCGCCACCCGGCAGCCGCGGGAGCGGCTCTGCACTGCCTGCTTCACCGGCAAGTACCCCATCGAGCTTCCGGGTGCGGACAAGCTGGGCAAGAACCTGCTGGAGCGGACGGACCTCGGCGGCCTCAAGCCCTCGCCGTCGGCCCTTCCGGGCGCAACAGCGGCCCTCTCCGTCGATTCCCAGGAAGATCCTGCGGAGAAGTCCGGCGCCACCGGTTGCGATCCTGGACCGGACTCCGAGTTTGAAAACCTGCTGACCGACGCCGACCTCGTGCCGGACGCACACGCCGCCACCGGCGCTGACAAGAAAGAGTCCGTATGACTTCCGCTGCCCCCGCCCCTGGCAACACCCCCGGTAACGCCGCCGGCATCACCTACGCCTCAGCCGGCGTTGACGTTGAAGCCGGGGACCGCGCCGTCGAGCTGATGAAGGGGGCCGTCAAGGCCACCCACAACTCCTCGGTGATCGGCGGGGTGGGCGGGTTCGCCGGGCTCTACGACGTCTCCCGTCTCCTGACCTTCAAGAGGCCGCTGCTGGCCACGTCCACCGACGGCGTGGGCACCAAGGTTGCCATCGCCCAGGCCATGGACATCCACGACACCATCGGCTTCGACCTCGTCGGCATGGTGGTGGATGACATCGTCGTGGTTGGCGCTGAGCCGCTGTACATGACCGACTACATCGCCTGCGGCAAGGTGGTGCCGGAGCGCATCGCCGATATTGTCCGCGGCATCGCAGCAGCATGCTCCGTGGCCGGAACGGCCCTGGTGGGCGGTGAAACCGCCGAACACCCCGGCCTGCTGGGCGAGCACGAGTACGACGTCGCAGGCGCGGCCACCGGCGTGGTTGAAGCCGACCAGCTCCTGGGTCCGGACCGCGTGCGCGCCGGTGACGTGGTCATCGGCATGGCCTCCTCCGGCTTGCACTCCAACGGCTATTCCCTGGTCCGCCGCGTGATCAACCACGCCGGCTGGGCACTGGACCGCCAGGTCTCCGAACTGGGCCGCACCCTGGGCGAGGAACTTCTCGAGCCCACCCGCGTCTACGCTGCCGACTGCCTGGACCTGGCCCGCGCCTTCCCTGTCACGGGCTCGTCTGCCGTGCACGGCTTCAGCCACGTCACCGGCGGAGGCCTCGCCGCCAACCTGGCCCGCGTGCTCCCCCAGGGCCTCGTGGCCACCGTGGACCGCAACACCTGGGAGCTGCCTGCCATCTTCAAGCTGGTGTCCGAACTGGGCAACGTGCCGCTGGCGGACCTGGAACGCACCCTGAACCTGGGTGTGGGCATGGTGGCCATCGTGTCCGCCGAAGCCGCGGACGCTGCAGTGGCCCGCCTCAACGACCGCGGCCTGCTGTCCTGGGTCATGGGCACCGTCACCGAGGATTCGGATGCAATCCTCAAGACCGGGCCGGACTACGTCCAGGGCGCCAAGGGCGTAAACGGCGGCGCGGTTCGCCTGGTCAACACCTACGCCTAAATACTCCATCGAGTGCTCCGTACCGGCCGCTTTGCCCCGTCAAAGCGGCAGATAAGGAGCACTCGATTGCTTTAACCGGCGCCGGGGAATGCCCCCAAAACCGGTTATCTGAGATAAAACACTCAGTCCCTTGACTGCTAAGCATGCTTACCTTTAGGCTTTTAAATGGAAGTGCAGCACAGAAGGTCAACGCGGGGTTTTCGAGAGCGTAATGCCCGCCCCGCCCGAGTCCGGCGGCAAGTGCCCGCTCGGTTGGACCGCCTTCCCCCGCCGATCCGGCGGATGCCAAGAAGCAACCATAAAGACGTCCGGTACCTGCGCCGTGCAGCAGCACGGCATCAGGCAGTCAACATGCCCAATTGCGGGCGGACTGCCCACAGGGGCACCGGGGCAGATATCAAGGGAGCGAAAATTATGTCAGTTCTGAAGAAAACCACCGCCGCAGCCGCTGGAAGCCTGTTCTTGCTGGGCGCCGTCGCCGGCCCTTCACACGCAGCGAACAACAATACGTTGAATGACGGCCTTGTAAATGTCACGGTCGGCGACATCACTGTCGAGGATGCCGTGGACGTGAATGTTGCAGCCAGTGTCGCAGCAACCCTCTGCGATGTCGCCGACATCGGATCGGTCGCAGTTCTTGGCGAAGCAGTAGACGCCACCGGCACCGAACAGACCGTCTGCGATACCGCCACCGGCCCGGTGCGCATCGTGAATAACTAGCAGTTCAGCAGGCTCCACGGGGGACATGCCACACAGCGCATGGCGCAGCGTCCCGCAATTCCAAGCCTTGCCCAAGGGCCCCAGCCACCGGCTGGGGCCCTTCTGTGCGCAAGCCAACCCCGGGGTCCACCCTCAAATCCGCCCCTGATACATGCCGGGCGCCAAGGCGTGGACGACGGCGCGGTTAGCCTGGTCAATACCTACGCCTGACAACTCCGTCGGGTGCTCCGTGCCGGCCCTGTTGATCCATCAAAGCGGGAGGTACGGAGCACCCGATGCGCTTTAGGGCCAGCGGGACACGCTAGCCGTCCTGCAAGAAAGTGATTGGCGGCACTCTTTTCCCTTGACTACTAAGCATACTTAGCATTAGGGTCGAAGCATGGAAGGCAGCCAGGAAATGCTGGGGGACACTTCTTCCGGGCTCAGTGCTTGAGCCCAGAGCCTGACTCGGAGTTACCCTCAGGCGGACTGACTTTCACCGCACATTTGCGGAACCAAGAATGCAACCACAGAGACGCTTGTTCCCTGCGCGATACAGCGCGGCCTAATTCAACCCACGAGTCGCATTACGGGTTGCATGAGGCCGGGACCAGGCTCGAATTAAGGGAGCGAAAAATGTCAGTACTGAAGAAAGTTACCGCAGCAGCAGCAGGATCACTGCTTATGGTCGGAGCAATGTCCATGCCCGCACAGGCGGCATCGCCGATTCAGGTCCAGGACGGCCTGGTGAACGTTGCTGTGGGCGATGTAAACGTCTTGAACAACGTCGACATAGGCGTCGCCGCTCAGGTCGCCGCTGAGATCTGCGGGGTCAAAGTAGGCCCAGTTGCAGTTCTCGGCAAGGCAGTCGATCGTTCCGGCGAGACGCGGACCGTTTGCGAATCCTCTCAGGGTCCCGTCACCATATCCAACTAGCTCGTCAAGAAATGCGCTCCCGCTGGGGGCGCATTTCTTTGCTTTAACGCGGACAAACTACACTAGTGCGAATGATTCTTGACTGAATGTGTCTCTACCATTGGTGACCCTGCCAAAGAATTGACATTCCCATGCCTGCGTCAGCCCTGTCCGTGACAAACCTTTCACTCTCCATCGGCGGGCGGCGATTAGTGCATCCGGCGACCCTTTTTCCGTGGAGGACAGCGGGAAGATCTCCTATACCGGACAGCTGCAGCGCGTCTGCATTGCCCTTGCCCTAGCCTGCGGCGCCTCCGTGTTGGTGGCTGGCGAACCCGCCACCGCCCTTGACGCCGTCACCCAACTGAAAGTACTGGCAACCCTTCGCACCTGGGCGGCCGAGGGCCGCAGCCTGCTCTTGATTACCTACGACCCCACTGCAGCGGCTGCGCTGTGCACGCGCGCCATCGTGATGGAAGCGGCCGGATCGTGGAGCAGGCATCCATGGCTGAGTTGCTCCAAGACCCGCAACACCCCTACACGCCCCGCCTGGTAACGGCGGGCTCAGCATGATGGGGCCGCTCCCTGCCAACAACATCTCCTTCGCCTACCCCAGGCCCGGTTTCCGCCAGAAGAGGCCGGCAGGGGCACTCCACAACATCAGGCTGCAGCTTTCACCGGGCACCAGCACGGCCCTGGTGGGGAGCTCCAGCTCCGGGAAGTCCACCCTGGTGCGGATCCTGCCTGCCCTGGCAAAGCCCGACGCCGGCGGTCACCCTCGGTAGCCGCGCGGTAAGGCCCGGACCTGTCCGGTCCCTGCGCTGGCACCGGCAGGCGGTGCAGTACATTCCGCAGAACCCGGCCGGAAGCCTCAACCCCGGATGTCTGTTACGCAGCTCCTGGAAGAGCCGCTGCGGCAGCTAAGGGGCGCCGACGCCAGCGCCCGGAACCGCACTCGCGCTCGCCGCTCTCGGTTCCTGGGGCCGGGCCCGCAGCAGCCCTCGCCGGGTGTGGACTCATCCTGGCTGAGGGCATGGGCCATGTTGAGCGCACCTCGCGGGGAGTCCTGGCACCCGCCTCCGCACTGGTCCTGGCGTCCGTAGGGGCCGTGGGACTGGCTGGCGCGGGGCAACAGAAAGCCCGCCGCCCGCACCGTTGAGGTGCGGGCAGCGGGCCCAATAACTGAAGTCGGCATCTTGGAACCCACCAGGATCCAAGGGCCGAAAAAGAAGCGCCGCACCGGTCCCGGGACCAGGATCCATCGCTGGATCCGTTAGTGCTGCGGCGTCACAGGGCTGCCCGGTAACGGCAACAGCACCTTGCGACAACTAGCCGATCCGACGGGTGTCTACCTCGTCGTCGTCTTCTTCCAAATCATCCGCGTACTTATCCACATATGCCGAATAGTCCGGCTCAACCGGCTCATTCGCGTAATGGCTCGTGGCACGACTGCTTGGACCCGTCAGCTCACGCTGAAGTGCCGAGTAGTCAGTGTTCGGGGAGTAGTACTTGATATCCCGAGCCTGCTTGGTAGCTTTTGCCTTTTGACGGCCGCGCCCCATGGCGTGACCCCCTTTTGTACTTGGACCGGAGGTGGTCACCTTGGCTATCGGTGAGGCCCCGGAATGTTTGGTCAATTTGTCGTACACCTAGATTACATGCTTTCGACTGCCCCCGCTCGCCACGGACGGCCCCCGAAGGTGGTTTGGGTTACCATTCACGGCCCCGATCCGCAGGTTTACGGCTTTTTTCTTCGGTAGAGTCACTTGGACAACTGCTGATACAGGCCGCAGACCGGCTGCCCGCCGCGGATAGAACGCAGGAGGATCCATACCCGTGAACCACCAGGACGTCCCGCCGAAACCCTCCTCGCCCCCCACCGCCGGGCTGCCGCGCGTGCCCGCCCCTGCTGCCCGGCCGGTCCTGCACCCGCATATGGAACCGCAGGACGGTGCGGCGCCGAGATCCGGGCGGGTGAAGCGGCCGACCCTGTGGATAGCGTTCTTTGTGGCAGTCCTGCTGGCCGTTATCGGCTCGCTGGCGTGGCTCGCCCTGTGGCTGAACTCCAACCCGGACAGCAGCACTTCACGGGGCCAGGTTCCGGGGGTGGTGGAAACCACGGTCACGCCACCCGCAACGCCGCTGCCACTGCCACGCGAGGGGGTCCAGCCCGCCGACTATGCGCTGGGCGACTGCTTCAAGGACTTCGACCCCGAGTCACT
The Arthrobacter sp. PGP41 genome window above contains:
- the uraD gene encoding 2-oxo-4-hydroxy-4-carboxy-5-ureidoimidazoline decarboxylase; amino-acid sequence: MKLAEFNSADPARAAETLRPCIDVTRWVDAVTAGRPFTTKASLLTYASQSASPFTPAEVESAMAHHPRIGERPTAATTEASMSRSEQAGVDPADTALTEALARGNRDYEEKFGRVFLIRAAGRTAPEILQALNERLANSPAEEDTIVAQQLREIAVLRLEGLITE
- a CDS encoding septum formation family protein — encoded protein: MNHQDVPPKPSSPPTAGLPRVPAPAARPVLHPHMEPQDGAAPRSGRVKRPTLWIAFFVAVLLAVIGSLAWLALWLNSNPDSSTSRGQVPGVVETTVTPPATPLPLPREGVQPADYALGDCFKDFDPESLSSTVVPCDTGHSAQLVALFRYPEGGSYPGAEALKAKALEACQAARLGPAANDYDLNFERSFPSTTSWESGDRRVDCYVVAPGGNVINASVLP
- the purM gene encoding phosphoribosylformylglycinamidine cyclo-ligase gives rise to the protein MTSAAPAPGNTPGNAAGITYASAGVDVEAGDRAVELMKGAVKATHNSSVIGGVGGFAGLYDVSRLLTFKRPLLATSTDGVGTKVAIAQAMDIHDTIGFDLVGMVVDDIVVVGAEPLYMTDYIACGKVVPERIADIVRGIAAACSVAGTALVGGETAEHPGLLGEHEYDVAGAATGVVEADQLLGPDRVRAGDVVIGMASSGLHSNGYSLVRRVINHAGWALDRQVSELGRTLGEELLEPTRVYAADCLDLARAFPVTGSSAVHGFSHVTGGGLAANLARVLPQGLVATVDRNTWELPAIFKLVSELGNVPLADLERTLNLGVGMVAIVSAEAADAAVARLNDRGLLSWVMGTVTEDSDAILKTGPDYVQGAKGVNGGAVRLVNTYA
- a CDS encoding DUF3073 domain-containing protein, whose amino-acid sequence is MGRGRQKAKATKQARDIKYYSPNTDYSALQRELTGPSSRATSHYANEPVEPDYSAYVDKYADDLEEDDDEVDTRRIG
- a CDS encoding ATP-binding cassette domain-containing protein, producing the protein MMGPLPANNISFAYPRPGFRQKRPAGALHNIRLQLSPGTSTALVGSSSSGKSTLVRILPALAKPDAGGHPR
- the purF gene encoding amidophosphoribosyltransferase; the protein is MARGDGKLSHDLLPGEKGPQDACGVFGVWAPGEEVAKLTYYGLYALQHRGQESAGIATSDGKRINVYKDMGLVSQVFDETTLNTLTGHLAVGHCRYSTTGASHWANAQPTLGATSTGTVALAHNGNLTNTAELNAMIQERHGDQLTGEMKQGNTSDTALVTALLEGEPGKSLEETAIELLPKIKGGFCFVFMDEGTLYAARDTYGIRPLVLGRLERGWVVASEQSGLATVGASFIREIEPGEFIAIDEQGVRSQRFAEATPAGCVFEYVYLARPDAAIAGRSVYESRVEMGRQLARENTQVADIVIPVPESGTPAAVGYAEESGIPFAHGFVKNSYVGRTFIQPSQTLRQLGIRLKLNALESVIRGKRVVVVDDSIVRGNTQRAIVRMLREAGAAAVHVKISSPPVQWPCFYGIDFASRAELIANGATIDEISQAIGADSLAYISEDGMIGATRQPRERLCTACFTGKYPIELPGADKLGKNLLERTDLGGLKPSPSALPGATAALSVDSQEDPAEKSGATGCDPGPDSEFENLLTDADLVPDAHAATGADKKESV
- the uraH gene encoding hydroxyisourate hydrolase, translating into MSVSHVTTHILDTGAGRPAAGVAVVLYRNDGGTWRHVADSTTDADGRAKDLGPERLEAGHYKLNFATGDYYAGLQTATFFPEVDLVFEVTGPEHYHVPLLLSPFAYSTYRGS
- a CDS encoding GNAT family N-acetyltransferase; amino-acid sequence: MAIQVRPATQFEDVKTIVGPKRPDANVCWCLSYRIPSKLNQALRGTERGELVRQLVAEDPPAGVLAYDGGEPVGWAAVHPRADTSFARNRKIPHVDDADVWSVWCIRVRPGYRGRGISHHLLAGAVDLARSYGAPAIEGYPVDNSGRKVDLTMAYVGTRKLFEDAGFTKAADTESVLNGFPRVLMRLELRPS